The bacterium genome window below encodes:
- a CDS encoding TonB-dependent receptor codes for MFKAFFFLLPVILSSQGSYLTLDTVLVTAPRYPAKLSDIALATVLIDEDEIRHTAASSVADLLSLSNDPGIDVRDYGAGEVSTITIRGIPSSGVLVLVDGLPLNSALTGIADLSVIDINAVKRVEIMKGPASSLYGANGMGGLVNVITDQRFDSLQASAKIANRTTDLDSPFESTDYSLCFQMPAGNFRFSLDGAKTGGQGTRTNSDFSSAFVRSLIAYDYKKFNIAAHAAVTGRDYGIPGPVPLVDSIHYAPVFGDSTTTSKFDRQSDRMGYGSLELSYNIIPGLALNASGYSNLMVQKYHTKYFFIQEVIEDYTYDLTTLGLNLSGEYSRQDLHMVIGFDLRQDSLKARKASAQTGDTTWHASALNYGVWLSGFVPVFKMFSISPSFRYDDNSKYGGFISPQIGLIARPASRLRLTLSAGRAFRAPGFNDLYWPVNGNPDLKPESGNAYEFGCEYTPLTTTSADLSLYMRDIKDRITWMPGQDGLWKPQNLNVLSIKGCDAQVRHQINERISVAGSMTFIKSTQNNRELVYSYYDWMADTTHNEFRDIERDAAFTPQIEFSLKLTILTPGDILLTLIDSYTSDRLNYYENWTAYPEISMDTKSLKRYNVATVIASRKLWQKLDATLSVRNIFDAKYATQFGNSTTDLDYPMPGRTYCFQLSWY; via the coding sequence ATGTTCAAGGCATTCTTTTTTCTGTTACCGGTCATACTATCATCACAGGGATCGTACCTGACCCTGGACACTGTCCTGGTCACAGCTCCGCGCTATCCGGCAAAACTAAGTGACATCGCGCTGGCGACCGTACTCATTGATGAGGATGAGATACGGCATACCGCGGCATCGAGCGTGGCCGACTTATTGTCCTTGTCGAATGATCCGGGCATTGACGTAAGAGATTACGGCGCGGGCGAAGTCTCGACGATCACGATCCGCGGTATCCCTTCGTCCGGCGTCCTGGTCCTGGTCGACGGCCTGCCTTTGAACTCGGCGCTCACCGGGATCGCGGACCTGAGCGTGATCGACATCAATGCGGTAAAGCGGGTAGAGATCATGAAAGGACCCGCGTCCAGCCTCTATGGCGCCAATGGCATGGGTGGACTGGTCAACGTGATAACTGACCAGCGTTTTGACTCCTTACAGGCAAGCGCGAAGATCGCGAACCGGACCACTGACCTTGACTCGCCGTTTGAAAGCACAGATTATTCGCTGTGCTTCCAGATGCCGGCGGGAAACTTCCGTTTTTCTCTTGACGGCGCGAAGACCGGCGGTCAGGGAACGCGTACGAACAGCGATTTTTCATCAGCCTTTGTCAGAAGTCTCATTGCCTATGATTATAAAAAATTCAACATCGCGGCGCATGCTGCCGTCACAGGCCGGGATTACGGAATTCCCGGTCCGGTTCCCCTGGTTGACAGCATTCATTATGCTCCAGTTTTCGGTGACAGCACTACCACGTCGAAATTCGACCGTCAAAGCGACCGCATGGGCTACGGTTCGCTGGAGCTTTCTTATAACATCATCCCCGGTCTGGCGCTCAACGCAAGCGGATACTCAAACTTGATGGTCCAAAAATACCATACAAAATACTTTTTCATACAGGAAGTCATTGAGGATTATACTTATGACCTTACCACGCTGGGGTTGAATTTGTCAGGTGAATATTCCCGGCAGGATCTTCACATGGTCATTGGTTTTGACCTGCGCCAGGATAGTCTTAAAGCCCGTAAAGCATCGGCCCAGACCGGTGATACGACGTGGCACGCGTCGGCGCTCAACTACGGCGTCTGGTTATCCGGCTTTGTTCCTGTTTTCAAAATGTTTTCGATCAGTCCCAGCTTCCGGTATGATGATAATTCAAAATATGGCGGGTTTATCTCCCCGCAGATCGGGCTGATCGCGCGTCCGGCATCAAGACTCAGACTGACTTTGTCAGCAGGCAGGGCATTTCGCGCGCCCGGATTCAACGACCTTTACTGGCCGGTCAATGGCAACCCGGACCTTAAACCAGAATCCGGGAACGCATACGAATTTGGATGCGAGTACACGCCTTTAACCACGACTTCTGCTGATCTGTCTTTGTACATGCGGGACATCAAGGATAGGATAACCTGGATGCCGGGGCAAGACGGCCTGTGGAAACCACAGAACCTGAATGTCCTGTCGATAAAAGGATGCGACGCGCAGGTCCGGCACCAAATAAATGAACGTATAAGCGTTGCCGGCTCCATGACCTTCATCAAATCGACGCAGAATAATCGCGAACTGGTGTATTCCTATTATGACTGGATGGCCGATACGACTCACAACGAATTTCGCGACATTGAACGAGATGCGGCATTCACACCGCAGATTGAATTTTCCTTGAAACTTACGATTTTGACTCCCGGGGATATATTGCTGACCTTAATCGATTCATATACTTCAGACCGACTGAACTACTATGAGAACTGGACTGCATACCCGGAAATTTCCATGGATACGAAATCCTTAAAGCGCTACAATGTCGCCACGGTCATAGCGAGCAGAAAGTTATGGCAGAAACTGGATGCTACTTTAAGCGTGCGGAATATCTTTGACGCTAAATACGCAACCCAGTTCGGTAATTCTACGACCGATCTGGACTATCCCATGCCCGGTCGCACATATTGCTTCCAGTTAAGCTGGTATTAG
- a CDS encoding methyltransferase domain-containing protein: MKNKNKKIDWSSKQRRQSLIDTRRYLWREDTIEKIAKWIDLRHGMCVLDVGCGLGYLGYTFWPFFKKSGRYIGVDINPKLLLETKKTAKIWAKRKPFVITGDSYKLPLMSNSVDCVMCQTLLIHLKNPANVLGEFFRVVKPGGNVVCMEPDNDSWRGYNSLPVLSIDDICLLYEFKLRSNRARIKQGMGDYTLGMKILHLMKKTGFKHLDARQNDMVYILESPYDSQAQQSQFKMLRNQVVGKKKSRKSWIEEEKKLYLAGGGKIRKFNRIVRIYNNQLAVMKRQVKNREYFRCLAGSFYIAKGTKPE; this comes from the coding sequence ATGAAAAACAAAAATAAAAAAATTGACTGGTCAAGCAAACAACGCAGGCAATCGCTGATCGATACCCGCAGATACCTGTGGCGGGAGGATACGATAGAAAAAATCGCAAAGTGGATAGATTTACGACATGGCATGTGTGTTCTTGATGTGGGCTGTGGGCTTGGTTATTTGGGATATACTTTTTGGCCTTTCTTTAAAAAAAGTGGAAGGTATATCGGTGTTGATATCAATCCAAAATTACTGCTGGAAACGAAAAAGACTGCAAAGATCTGGGCGAAGAGAAAGCCATTTGTTATTACTGGTGATTCATATAAATTACCGCTTATGAGCAATAGTGTTGATTGTGTCATGTGTCAAACACTTCTTATTCATCTTAAAAATCCAGCAAATGTACTCGGTGAATTCTTCCGGGTAGTGAAACCGGGCGGTAATGTTGTTTGCATGGAACCAGACAATGATTCCTGGCGCGGTTATAATTCATTGCCTGTACTTAGCATAGATGATATATGCCTACTGTATGAATTTAAACTGAGGTCGAATAGGGCGCGTATTAAACAGGGGATGGGTGATTATACACTGGGGATGAAGATACTCCATCTGATGAAAAAAACGGGATTTAAACATCTTGATGCAAGGCAGAATGATATGGTTTACATTCTAGAGTCACCATATGATAGCCAGGCGCAACAAAGCCAGTTTAAGATGTTAAGGAATCAAGTGGTTGGCAAAAAGAAAAGCCGTAAATCTTGGATAGAGGAAGAAAAAAAGTTATATCTTGCTGGTGGAGGCAAAATAAGAAAATTCAATCGCATAGTGAGGATATATAACAATCAACTTGCAGTAATGAAAAGGCAAGTCAAGAATCGTGAATATTTCCGTTGTCTTGCCGGGTCGTTCTATATTGCAAAAGGAACAAAACCTGAATGA